The following are encoded in a window of Amaranthus tricolor cultivar Red isolate AtriRed21 chromosome 2, ASM2621246v1, whole genome shotgun sequence genomic DNA:
- the LOC130806445 gene encoding uncharacterized protein LOC130806445 has protein sequence MAATASRHERSLSPSGRFCVTSISSSSTFSTSSFSRQSPSSLLHRSSSPTRVSYGSTPQTASPSFKFSINQSFSAVNQNRNPLPTASKKRTCLCSPTTHTGSFRCNYHKNLEAKKQTYTVYQPNRLNMRRSAMTNSLVRIGTVEGGEWVKRALATLIRPCAHQQKRRADFQPRPSRLSVMSKADDNGSSY, from the coding sequence ATGGCGGCAACAGCATCACGCCATGAACGTTCACTTTCACCATCTGGAAGATTCTGCGTaacttcaatttcttcatcttctacTTTTTCTACATCATCATTCTCTCGTCAATCTCCTTCTTCTCTTCTACACCGATCTTCATCTCCGACAAGAGTTAGCTATGGATCTACACCACAAACGGCATCGCCTTCGTTTAAATTCTCTATTAACCAATCCTTTTCCGCGGTTAATCAGAACCGTAATCCGCTTCCAACGGCGTCAAAGAAGAGGACGTGTTTGTGTTCTCCGACGACTCATACCGGTTCATTCCGGTGTAATTATCACAAGAATTTGGAGGCAAAAAAGCAGACGTATACGGTGTATCAGCCGAATAGGTTGAATATGCGGAGATCGGCGATGACAAACTCTCTCGTGAGGATTGGTACTGTTGAAGGTGGTGAATGGGTGAAGCGTGCGCTTGCTACTTTAATTCGTCCTTGCGCTCACCAACAAAAAAGACGAGCCGATTTTCAGCCTCGTCCAAGTCGACTCAGTGTTATGTCCAAGGCTGATGATAATGGTAGCAGTTATTGA